A region of Hydrogenimonas cancrithermarum DNA encodes the following proteins:
- a CDS encoding TolC family protein, with the protein MKKTLLAMVLTLPLFAVQEHLTLDRALMLVKQNNLEIKVAQDEIRMKELDVDVAKGYNYGSVDLIMNALRSNDALNVFGFKLTSREATFGAFGAGEFNPADPNVLNIAPKDLNYPGSRNHFQEKIQYQVPLYVGGKLNKYGQIAQKMANMSRLDKQKVVNEKVFQTRKTFYDIALVNSYIKNLKIILNNVEELEDTVSNMVKEGYALDIDLLQVQSKKADVLRMLNQAKLNRDLAYQFLSFLVDDEVRSVSVVDKDVPMPKMSKEEMINRNIDIQKAHMGLEVTDLAIGVEKASYYPQVGAFAEYGSADNSFMNDFTDKDAYTVGVQLKWNVFNGLIDKSKYEKARVQNLKAHHQVELAKKGIALQIDKIITEIKSREYDIKSLQEKVKFTRRVYENYYNRYKEGLISINDVLIKNSEEIQAVLKLAETRNKRNNKVFELENIINKGML; encoded by the coding sequence ATGAAAAAAACGCTGCTGGCAATGGTTCTCACTTTGCCTCTTTTCGCCGTCCAGGAGCATCTGACACTCGATCGGGCATTGATGCTGGTCAAGCAGAACAACCTGGAAATCAAGGTGGCACAGGATGAGATCCGTATGAAAGAGCTCGACGTCGATGTTGCCAAAGGATACAACTATGGTAGCGTTGATCTAATCATGAATGCTTTGCGTTCTAACGATGCATTAAATGTTTTCGGTTTTAAATTGACAAGCCGAGAAGCAACATTCGGAGCCTTTGGTGCAGGTGAATTCAATCCTGCCGATCCGAATGTATTGAATATTGCTCCTAAAGACTTGAACTATCCAGGTTCGAGAAACCATTTTCAGGAAAAGATCCAATACCAGGTTCCTCTCTATGTCGGAGGAAAACTCAACAAGTATGGACAGATTGCCCAGAAAATGGCCAACATGAGTCGGCTCGATAAGCAGAAAGTGGTTAACGAAAAGGTTTTTCAGACACGAAAGACCTTTTACGACATTGCGCTTGTCAACAGCTATATCAAGAATCTCAAAATCATTCTGAACAATGTCGAAGAACTTGAAGATACGGTATCGAACATGGTAAAAGAGGGCTATGCGCTGGATATCGACCTTCTCCAGGTACAGTCGAAAAAAGCGGATGTTCTGAGAATGCTCAATCAGGCGAAACTGAATCGGGATCTCGCCTATCAGTTTCTCTCTTTTCTCGTCGATGATGAAGTGCGGTCCGTATCCGTTGTCGACAAAGATGTTCCTATGCCGAAAATGAGCAAAGAAGAGATGATCAACAGAAATATCGATATTCAGAAAGCGCATATGGGGCTGGAAGTGACCGATCTGGCGATCGGTGTCGAGAAAGCCAGTTATTATCCGCAGGTTGGAGCATTTGCCGAGTATGGAAGTGCAGACAACTCTTTTATGAACGACTTTACCGATAAGGATGCCTATACCGTAGGGGTTCAGCTGAAGTGGAACGTCTTCAATGGACTTATCGATAAATCGAAATATGAGAAAGCGCGTGTACAGAATCTCAAAGCACACCATCAGGTTGAGCTTGCAAAAAAAGGAATTGCCCTTCAGATCGATAAAATTATCACCGAGATCAAAAGCCGTGAATACGATATCAAATCGTTGCAGGAGAAAGTCAAGTTTACACGTCGTGTCTATGAAAACTACTACAACCGCTATAAAGAGGGATTGATCTCCATCAACGACGTATTGATCAAGAACAGTGAAGAGATTCAGGCGGTTTTGAAACTGGCTGAAACCCGCAACAAAAGAAACAACAAAGTCTTCGAGCTTGAAAATATTATCAACAAAGGAATGCTATGA
- a CDS encoding 30S ribosomal protein S1, which yields MDKASMEEFENMEEDFASMLDAYEKKEQGGSITDGVIVEIRESDNQALVDVGRKQEAAVNLDELKDEEGNLKFNVGDTIPVVITGYRNERPQASYQKAIRKANVRKFIEEHENDAENMVVEGKVVRKNRGGYFVIGEDNIEFFMPMSQAAFAMGKNPIGKDIKAIILKLDKDRDSIVISRRKYLDQLRKERKEIVDKLMEEEKIVEGTIKKITSYGMFVDVGGIEGLVHYSEISYKGPVNPATLYEEGDVVEVKAIGYDPKKRHLSLSIKQTMPDPWEEIIDQLEEGDAIKVTVSNIEPYGAFVDLGNDIEGFLHVSEVSWDKDIKNPKDYLNVGDEIDVEVIEINPETRRLRVSYKNLQPKPFEEFLQQYKEGDVVKGTVTTLTDFGAFVRIGKVEGLLHNQDVSWEKGAKAKDLLKKGDEVEVKITKIDSEQERISLSKKALEESPIDRFAKEHKVGDIVKGKIRDVKDFGVFVELEDGVDALIRKEDVSPLNVDELNKGDEIEGVIVMLDPSSNKIRLSVRRLERQKERDALNEFNSSEDRLTIGDIIKDQL from the coding sequence ATGGATAAGGCCTCAATGGAAGAGTTTGAGAACATGGAGGAAGACTTCGCGTCGATGCTGGACGCGTATGAGAAAAAGGAGCAGGGCGGAAGTATAACGGATGGTGTAATTGTAGAGATTCGTGAGAGTGACAACCAGGCATTGGTCGATGTTGGGCGAAAGCAGGAAGCTGCCGTAAACTTGGATGAATTGAAAGATGAAGAGGGTAACCTCAAGTTCAATGTTGGCGATACGATTCCGGTTGTCATTACAGGCTACCGCAACGAGCGACCGCAGGCGTCTTATCAGAAGGCGATTCGTAAAGCGAATGTTCGTAAATTTATCGAAGAGCATGAAAACGATGCAGAAAACATGGTCGTTGAAGGAAAAGTGGTTCGCAAAAATCGCGGTGGATATTTCGTGATAGGCGAGGACAATATCGAATTTTTCATGCCGATGAGCCAGGCGGCATTCGCAATGGGGAAAAATCCGATCGGCAAAGATATCAAAGCGATCATTCTCAAGCTCGATAAGGACCGGGATTCGATCGTCATTTCACGTAGGAAGTATCTCGACCAGCTTCGAAAAGAGCGTAAAGAGATCGTCGACAAACTGATGGAAGAAGAGAAAATTGTCGAGGGGACGATCAAAAAAATCACAAGCTACGGTATGTTTGTCGATGTCGGTGGAATCGAGGGACTCGTCCACTACAGTGAAATAAGCTACAAAGGGCCTGTTAATCCGGCAACACTTTATGAAGAGGGTGATGTCGTCGAAGTCAAAGCGATTGGTTACGATCCGAAGAAACGTCATCTTTCACTCTCCATCAAACAGACCATGCCTGATCCGTGGGAAGAGATTATCGATCAGCTGGAAGAGGGTGATGCGATCAAAGTCACCGTGAGCAATATCGAACCGTATGGCGCATTCGTCGATCTGGGCAATGATATCGAGGGATTCCTGCACGTTTCCGAAGTTTCATGGGACAAAGATATCAAAAATCCGAAAGACTATCTCAATGTCGGTGACGAAATTGATGTCGAAGTCATCGAGATCAATCCTGAAACCCGCCGTCTTCGTGTTTCGTACAAAAATCTACAGCCCAAACCGTTTGAAGAGTTTTTACAGCAGTACAAAGAGGGTGATGTCGTCAAGGGTACCGTTACGACACTGACCGATTTCGGTGCGTTCGTCCGTATTGGCAAGGTGGAAGGACTTCTGCACAATCAGGATGTCTCCTGGGAGAAAGGTGCCAAAGCGAAAGATCTTTTGAAGAAGGGCGATGAAGTCGAGGTGAAGATTACTAAAATCGATTCAGAGCAAGAGCGTATCAGTCTTAGCAAAAAAGCGCTTGAAGAGAGCCCGATCGACCGTTTTGCGAAAGAGCATAAAGTAGGAGATATCGTCAAAGGAAAAATCCGCGACGTAAAAGATTTTGGAGTTTTCGTAGAGCTGGAAGACGGCGTCGATGCTTTGATCCGGAAAGAAGATGTTTCTCCTTTGAATGTGGATGAGTTGAACAAAGGTGACGAGATAGAGGGTGTCATCGTCATGCTTGATCCGTCATCCAACAAAATCAGACTCTCCGTTAGAAGACTTGAGCGTCAGAAAGAGCGCGATGCTCTGAACGAATTCAACAGCAGTGAAGATCGTCTGACAATCGGGGACATCATTAAAGACCAACTGTAA
- a CDS encoding histidine triad nucleotide-binding protein: protein MCIFCKIVKGEIPANKVLEDEEFIAFHDINPIAPVHILIIPKEHVENFQSVSPELMAKMTPFIQKVAAELCLDKTGYRLVTNNGKDGGQEVPHLHFHLLGGAKLKWTHLTHDDTHKSL, encoded by the coding sequence ATGTGTATATTCTGCAAGATCGTAAAAGGTGAAATTCCTGCAAACAAAGTATTGGAGGATGAGGAGTTTATCGCATTTCACGATATCAATCCCATCGCCCCGGTTCATATTCTGATTATTCCAAAAGAGCATGTCGAAAATTTTCAGTCAGTTTCACCTGAATTAATGGCAAAAATGACACCGTTTATTCAAAAGGTTGCAGCGGAGTTGTGTCTTGACAAGACAGGATATCGTCTCGTGACGAACAATGGCAAAGACGGCGGTCAGGAAGTACCACATCTACATTTCCATCTGCTTGGCGGCGCCAAACTGAAATGGACCCATCTGACACACGACGACACACATAAAAGTCTATAA
- the pheT gene encoding phenylalanine--tRNA ligase subunit beta, translating to MIVTRNWLQEWVDLDGITTDDICKKLNSIGLEVDSLTRFRVPEKIVVGYVKSCEKHPDADKLTVCQIDLGTATRQIVCGAKNIREGLYVPVATVGAVMPNGMKIKHAKLRGVESDGMVCSSTELGLPKIGEGILELDESIGKLEIGKALCEYSLLNDDMIEIELTANRGDCLSIHGVARELSVGFDRSIIPFEFKQDENNHLGIGRILQFMHEGNPPVSLIYRAANLANLRIPLLVRLRLAMIEQDAANGLEAFCNYAIHTTGVVLRHYDFSKLSCAKEKVKLVLKELDNGLGAVEYDGKIASIVGINQDETLKAERDEGVVLLEASYIAPDIIAPVVKKEGLETDALYYRTSRGSEPDLEFGLNFLLSLLGQWSDAEVYAGCSEFITPKELHTLKITVEEIERLIGQQIELSVIVNILSRLGFVIHKTEDGQIILDTPSFRHDIENRQDVIEEIVRIVGIDNIASKPLRFQEANRNSLALQRYKYLRDLRLKAVANGFFETVHYVFCDNKKLRQLGFEPLKEEKALLNPITNEMDGLRPSLMVTMLDSLQRNVSMSKKRIPLFEIGKVFDTERNEAFHFLLAYAGEKEMEAVTNAGKPEPIDFASFVDKVAAVIGPFELKKGSAENGLLHPYQSAEIWIDGKRAGVVSKLHPTVADAYDLPDTFFAELDVSNLEAKHIHAKAISAYTPVQRDISIVVPQTMPYTQIKEALEGNLPESVKQFFPIDRYVDESLGEWMSLTLRFMISSMEKTLEESEINAIMDDVLKILEKRCEAKLR from the coding sequence ATGATAGTCACACGCAATTGGTTACAAGAATGGGTCGATCTGGATGGCATTACGACCGATGATATATGCAAAAAACTCAACAGTATCGGGCTGGAAGTCGATAGCTTGACGCGTTTTCGTGTACCGGAAAAGATTGTGGTCGGGTATGTCAAGTCGTGCGAAAAACATCCGGATGCGGATAAGTTGACTGTTTGTCAGATCGACCTTGGCACGGCAACCCGCCAGATTGTCTGCGGGGCGAAAAATATTCGCGAAGGATTGTATGTTCCTGTCGCTACGGTTGGGGCGGTGATGCCCAATGGTATGAAGATCAAGCACGCAAAACTCAGGGGTGTCGAAAGCGACGGAATGGTCTGTTCAAGTACGGAACTTGGTCTTCCAAAAATCGGAGAGGGTATCCTGGAACTTGATGAAAGCATAGGGAAACTTGAAATCGGAAAAGCGCTCTGTGAATATTCTTTACTGAACGATGATATGATCGAAATCGAGTTGACGGCAAACCGTGGGGACTGTTTGAGCATTCATGGTGTCGCACGTGAGCTTTCTGTGGGATTCGACCGCTCGATAATACCCTTCGAATTCAAACAGGATGAGAACAACCATCTTGGTATTGGCCGTATTCTGCAGTTTATGCACGAAGGTAATCCTCCCGTTTCATTGATTTACCGTGCTGCAAATCTTGCAAATCTTCGTATTCCACTTCTGGTCAGGCTGCGTCTGGCGATGATTGAGCAGGATGCTGCGAATGGATTGGAAGCGTTTTGCAACTATGCGATCCATACGACAGGTGTCGTCTTGCGCCATTATGATTTCTCCAAGCTTTCTTGCGCCAAAGAGAAGGTGAAACTGGTACTGAAAGAGCTGGATAACGGTCTGGGTGCAGTCGAATATGATGGAAAAATCGCCTCGATTGTCGGAATAAATCAGGATGAGACACTTAAAGCCGAGAGGGATGAAGGAGTTGTACTGCTTGAAGCGAGTTACATCGCACCGGACATTATTGCACCTGTCGTCAAAAAAGAGGGACTTGAAACCGATGCGCTTTATTATCGTACCTCACGCGGGAGCGAGCCCGATCTTGAGTTCGGTCTCAATTTTCTCCTGTCACTGCTCGGTCAGTGGAGCGATGCGGAAGTTTATGCCGGTTGCAGCGAGTTCATCACTCCCAAAGAGCTCCATACACTGAAAATTACGGTTGAGGAGATCGAACGGTTGATAGGACAGCAAATCGAGCTCTCTGTCATTGTCAATATCTTGAGTCGTCTTGGATTTGTCATTCATAAAACGGAGGATGGTCAGATCATTCTCGATACCCCAAGTTTCAGACACGATATCGAAAACCGACAGGATGTGATCGAAGAGATCGTTCGGATTGTCGGGATCGACAATATCGCTTCGAAACCTCTTCGTTTCCAGGAAGCCAATCGAAATTCACTTGCGTTACAGCGTTATAAATATCTGCGTGATCTTCGTCTCAAAGCGGTAGCAAACGGCTTTTTCGAAACAGTTCACTATGTTTTTTGCGACAACAAAAAGCTCCGGCAACTCGGTTTCGAACCGCTCAAAGAGGAGAAGGCGCTGCTGAACCCCATCACCAACGAGATGGATGGCCTGCGCCCCTCTTTGATGGTAACGATGCTCGATTCGCTGCAACGCAATGTCAGCATGTCGAAAAAGAGAATTCCTCTCTTCGAAATCGGAAAAGTGTTCGATACGGAACGAAACGAAGCGTTTCATTTTCTTCTTGCTTACGCCGGAGAGAAAGAGATGGAAGCTGTAACCAATGCCGGCAAGCCGGAACCGATCGACTTTGCGTCGTTCGTCGATAAAGTAGCGGCAGTCATCGGCCCGTTTGAGTTAAAAAAGGGGAGTGCCGAAAACGGACTGCTACACCCATATCAATCGGCTGAAATATGGATTGACGGAAAACGTGCGGGGGTGGTGAGCAAACTCCATCCGACGGTTGCGGACGCCTACGATCTACCCGATACATTTTTTGCAGAGCTTGATGTATCCAACCTCGAAGCGAAGCATATTCATGCAAAAGCGATCAGCGCCTATACACCGGTGCAGCGGGATATCAGCATCGTCGTTCCACAGACGATGCCGTATACGCAGATAAAAGAGGCGCTTGAAGGCAATCTGCCCGAGAGTGTCAAGCAGTTCTTTCCGATCGACAGATATGTGGATGAATCGTTGGGTGAGTGGATGAGTCTTACACTGAGATTTATGATATCGTCGATGGAAAAGACGCTGGAAGAGAGTGAAATCAATGCCATTATGGATGATGTTCTCAAAATTCTGGAGAAGAGATGTGAGGCGAAACTGCGATGA
- the pheS gene encoding phenylalanine--tRNA ligase subunit alpha, which yields MENWIDRIKSAETLDELESLRIAIFGKKGELAQAFANMKNVPPEEKPKVAKELNLLKQALTRAYNEKKAELDTLELQKRLKAEEIDVSLYSPRPQSGALHPVMDTMDKIIDYFVSLNFSVETGPLVEDEFHNFEALNLPDYHPARDMQDTFYFKDGKLFRTHTSPVQIRTMMQQKPPIRMISPGAVFRRDFDLTHTPQFHQVEGLMVDEEGKVSFANLKWILEDFLHTMFGDVDVRFRPSFFPFTEPSAEVDISCIFCKGNGCRVCSHTGWLEVLGCGMVDSNVFKAVGYENVSGYAFGLGVERFAMLMHQIPDLRSLFEGDLRLLEQFQ from the coding sequence GTGGAGAATTGGATCGATAGAATCAAATCGGCCGAGACGCTTGATGAACTCGAGTCCCTGCGTATCGCCATTTTTGGTAAAAAAGGGGAGCTTGCCCAGGCATTTGCCAATATGAAAAATGTACCGCCTGAGGAGAAACCCAAAGTTGCCAAGGAACTCAATCTGCTCAAACAGGCGTTGACCAGAGCGTACAATGAAAAAAAAGCGGAACTTGATACGCTTGAACTTCAAAAACGCCTAAAGGCCGAGGAAATCGATGTATCGCTCTATTCGCCCAGGCCCCAAAGCGGTGCGCTTCATCCCGTAATGGATACGATGGATAAGATTATCGACTATTTCGTTTCGTTGAACTTTTCCGTTGAGACGGGCCCGCTCGTAGAAGATGAATTTCACAACTTCGAGGCGCTCAATCTGCCTGACTACCATCCTGCACGCGATATGCAGGATACCTTCTATTTCAAAGACGGCAAGCTGTTCAGGACGCATACATCGCCGGTTCAGATTCGCACGATGATGCAGCAAAAGCCGCCGATCAGGATGATCAGTCCGGGTGCAGTGTTCCGTCGCGATTTCGATCTGACCCATACGCCGCAGTTTCACCAGGTGGAAGGTTTGATGGTTGATGAAGAAGGCAAGGTGTCGTTCGCCAATCTAAAATGGATTTTGGAGGATTTTCTCCATACGATGTTCGGGGATGTCGATGTCCGGTTCAGGCCAAGTTTCTTTCCGTTCACGGAGCCTTCGGCGGAGGTTGATATCAGCTGTATCTTCTGCAAAGGAAATGGGTGCCGTGTCTGTTCTCATACAGGGTGGCTTGAAGTGCTGGGCTGCGGGATGGTCGACTCCAATGTCTTCAAGGCGGTAGGATACGAAAATGTAAGTGGTTATGCGTTTGGACTGGGTGTCGAGCGGTTTGCGATGCTGATGCACCAGATTCCTGATTTACGATCTTTGTTTGAAGGGGATCTTCGTTTGTTGGAGCAGTTTCAATGA
- the serA gene encoding phosphoglycerate dehydrogenase: protein MQKHTIMVCDHIHESGLKMLESQPDINYINAADLPKDELLKVVGQADVVITRSSTEINEAFLNAATNLKALVRAGVGVDNVDIDGCSKRGIIVMNVPTANTIAAVELTMAHMLGCMRSFPYAHNHLKLERVWKREKWYGYELKDKKLGIIGFGNIGSRVGKRAKAFEMDVITYDPYINPSKATDLGIEYTTNFDDILACDIITIHTPKTQETIGIIGKKEIDKMKEGVVLINCARGGLYDEEALYEGLKNGKIRFAGIDVFVKEPATDNPLLDLDNITVTPHLGANTHESQYKIATQAAQQALDAARGISYPNALNLPIRENEIPDFVKPYLDLMQKIGFLAAQANRGAIKSLKIVGEGEIGEFVESLATFATVGALKESLGETINYVNADFVAKERGIDVVKVSSPTAGAYKSIIRLRLTTDKEVIEISGTIFNDDVQRIVEINGFTLDVEPKGRMILFKNTDVPGVIGDVGQILAKYNVNIADFRLGRDKSGLALAVILVDNDVSEEVLKELDALKASIYVKYVIL, encoded by the coding sequence ATGCAAAAGCATACGATCATGGTTTGTGACCATATTCATGAAAGTGGACTGAAGATGCTTGAATCGCAACCGGATATCAACTATATCAATGCGGCTGATCTGCCGAAAGATGAACTTCTCAAAGTGGTTGGCCAGGCAGATGTCGTCATCACGCGAAGTTCGACGGAAATCAATGAAGCGTTTCTCAATGCGGCGACAAATCTGAAGGCACTTGTCCGTGCCGGTGTTGGTGTGGACAATGTGGATATCGATGGATGTAGCAAGCGCGGTATCATCGTCATGAACGTTCCGACAGCCAATACAATCGCAGCGGTCGAACTCACCATGGCGCATATGCTTGGATGTATGCGATCGTTTCCCTATGCACACAACCATCTGAAGCTGGAAAGAGTATGGAAACGTGAAAAGTGGTACGGGTACGAACTCAAGGATAAAAAACTTGGCATAATCGGTTTTGGTAACATCGGAAGCCGTGTAGGGAAACGTGCCAAAGCATTCGAAATGGACGTGATAACCTATGACCCGTACATCAACCCCAGCAAGGCAACCGATCTGGGTATCGAATATACGACGAACTTTGACGATATTCTCGCTTGCGATATCATCACGATTCATACGCCGAAAACCCAAGAGACGATAGGGATTATCGGTAAGAAAGAGATCGATAAGATGAAAGAAGGCGTTGTGCTTATCAACTGCGCACGTGGAGGGCTGTATGATGAAGAGGCACTTTATGAAGGCCTTAAAAACGGTAAAATCCGTTTCGCCGGGATCGATGTCTTTGTCAAAGAGCCTGCAACCGACAATCCTCTTCTTGACCTTGACAATATCACCGTGACACCTCACCTGGGTGCCAATACACATGAATCTCAGTACAAAATCGCGACACAGGCTGCACAGCAGGCGTTGGATGCAGCCCGTGGGATAAGTTATCCGAACGCACTCAACCTTCCAATTCGTGAGAACGAGATTCCCGATTTCGTCAAACCCTATCTGGACTTGATGCAAAAAATCGGATTTCTCGCTGCTCAGGCGAACAGAGGAGCTATCAAATCTCTTAAAATCGTTGGAGAAGGAGAGATCGGGGAGTTTGTCGAATCGTTGGCGACATTCGCGACCGTCGGTGCACTGAAAGAGTCATTGGGGGAAACTATCAACTACGTGAATGCCGATTTTGTTGCAAAAGAGCGCGGGATCGATGTTGTCAAAGTATCTTCTCCGACAGCTGGTGCGTATAAGAGTATCATACGCCTGCGATTGACGACAGACAAAGAGGTGATCGAAATTTCAGGCACAATTTTCAATGACGATGTTCAACGGATTGTGGAGATCAACGGTTTCACTCTCGATGTTGAACCGAAAGGACGAATGATCTTGTTCAAAAATACAGACGTTCCTGGTGTCATTGGGGATGTCGGGCAGATCTTGGCAAAATATAATGTTAATATCGCCGACTTCAGGCTTGGCCGCGACAAATCCGGACTGGCACTTGCCGTGATACTTGTTGACAACGATGTCAGCGAAGAGGTTCTCAAAGAACTCGATGCTCTCAAGGCGTCAATCTACGTAAAATACGTCATTCTATAA
- a CDS encoding 4-hydroxy-3-methylbut-2-enyl diphosphate reductase, with translation MEIALAKNYGFCFGVKRAIKIAEEHPGSSTLGPLIHNNLEIERLKKDFGVSLANSLEEVKAGQATVIRTHGIPKNDLERLKEKGGEVIDATCPFVTKPQQIVEEMSKEGYDIVIFGDENHPEIKGVMSYAVGPVYAVLSVEQLEKLHLKERVAVVAQTTRKIEEYNKIVNYLIPRHKEVRVFNTICNATFENQDAAKELAQKADVMIVIGGKQSSNTKQLFSICKKFCHDSYHIESKDELKKSWFENKKLCGITAGASTPEWIIEEIIGKIREFKV, from the coding sequence ATGGAAATAGCGCTTGCAAAAAATTACGGTTTCTGTTTTGGTGTCAAACGTGCCATCAAAATCGCGGAAGAGCATCCGGGAAGTTCCACGCTAGGGCCGCTGATTCACAACAACCTCGAAATAGAGAGGCTGAAAAAAGATTTCGGCGTTTCGCTGGCCAACTCTCTTGAGGAGGTAAAGGCGGGGCAGGCCACGGTTATTCGTACACATGGTATTCCCAAAAACGATTTGGAACGTTTGAAGGAAAAGGGCGGTGAAGTCATCGATGCCACATGTCCTTTTGTGACCAAGCCGCAGCAGATTGTTGAAGAGATGAGCAAAGAGGGGTATGACATCGTTATTTTCGGAGATGAGAACCACCCCGAAATCAAGGGGGTCATGAGTTATGCCGTCGGGCCGGTCTATGCCGTATTGAGTGTCGAACAACTCGAAAAGCTTCATTTGAAAGAGCGTGTAGCCGTTGTCGCACAGACGACACGCAAAATCGAAGAGTACAACAAGATCGTCAACTATCTGATCCCGCGTCACAAAGAGGTAAGAGTATTCAACACGATCTGCAATGCCACTTTTGAAAATCAGGATGCAGCCAAAGAGCTTGCACAAAAAGCGGATGTAATGATCGTTATCGGTGGAAAACAGTCTTCGAATACCAAGCAACTCTTCTCGATCTGCAAAAAGTTTTGCCACGATTCTTACCATATCGAATCGAAAGATGAATTGAAAAAATCCTGGTTTGAAAACAAAAAACTGTGCGGTATTACCGCAGGTGCATCGACGCCGGAGTGGATTATTGAAGAGATTATTGGAAAAATAAGAGAATTTAAAGTATAA
- the aroA gene encoding 3-phosphoshikimate 1-carboxyvinyltransferase produces MKWLKVKKTEAFDFVCDKIASDKSISHRCAMFALLSDRPSHVRNFLRAEDTLNTLEIVKKLGAEVEDDGFELTITPPEEMREPDDVLDCGNSGTAMRLFCGFLSALPGHYVLTGDKYLRRRPMKRVTKPLTQIGAKIDGREAGNLAPLCIRGQELQSFQYESTIASAQVKSAMILAALRADGPSTYREPELSRDHTERMLRGMGANIESWDTITIEPIRKPLEPLDIMVPADPSSGFFFAVAAAIVPGSHVVIRNVTLNPTRIEAYQVLKKMGVKVVFEEKENRYEPIGDISVTYNGRPKGVEVNERISWLIDELPALSIAMAVAEGESIVRNAEELRVKESDRISCVIAGLQACGIACSEREDGYTIQGGKIHSAQIDSCGDHRIAMSFAIAGLLADMTIKDIDCIETSFPNFLELLGAITEVETWK; encoded by the coding sequence ATGAAATGGCTGAAGGTTAAAAAAACTGAAGCGTTCGATTTTGTCTGCGACAAGATCGCGAGTGACAAATCGATCTCCCACCGCTGTGCAATGTTTGCTCTTTTGAGTGACCGCCCAAGCCATGTAAGAAACTTTCTGCGGGCGGAAGATACGCTCAATACACTTGAAATTGTCAAAAAGCTCGGTGCAGAGGTTGAAGACGATGGTTTTGAACTTACCATTACCCCACCTGAAGAGATGCGTGAACCGGATGATGTACTCGATTGCGGAAACTCCGGAACGGCCATGCGCCTTTTCTGCGGTTTTTTGAGTGCCTTGCCCGGACACTATGTGTTGACGGGGGACAAATATCTCAGACGTCGGCCGATGAAGCGGGTGACGAAACCGTTGACACAGATCGGTGCGAAAATCGACGGCCGTGAAGCGGGAAATCTGGCGCCGCTTTGCATCAGAGGGCAGGAACTTCAATCTTTCCAGTATGAGAGCACGATCGCTTCGGCACAGGTCAAAAGTGCGATGATCCTGGCTGCGCTGCGAGCCGATGGACCATCCACGTACAGGGAGCCGGAGCTCAGCCGAGACCATACGGAGCGGATGCTTCGTGGTATGGGTGCCAATATCGAAAGCTGGGATACGATTACGATCGAGCCGATACGCAAACCGCTTGAACCGCTCGATATTATGGTGCCCGCGGATCCGTCAAGCGGCTTTTTTTTTGCAGTGGCAGCTGCAATCGTTCCCGGAAGCCATGTCGTAATCAGGAATGTGACACTCAACCCGACCCGTATCGAAGCCTATCAGGTATTGAAAAAAATGGGTGTCAAAGTCGTATTCGAAGAGAAAGAGAACCGCTATGAACCTATCGGTGATATAAGCGTCACCTACAACGGCCGCCCCAAAGGGGTAGAAGTGAATGAGCGTATTTCGTGGCTTATCGACGAATTGCCGGCGTTGTCGATTGCCATGGCAGTTGCAGAAGGTGAAAGTATCGTTCGGAATGCGGAAGAGCTGAGAGTCAAAGAGTCCGATCGGATCAGCTGTGTCATCGCCGGTCTTCAAGCGTGCGGGATAGCGTGTAGCGAAAGGGAGGATGGCTATACGATTCAAGGCGGCAAGATTCATTCTGCGCAGATCGACAGCTGTGGAGATCACAGGATTGCAATGAGTTTCGCCATTGCGGGGCTTTTGGCGGATATGACGATCAAAGATATCGACTGTATCGAAACGTCGTTCCCGAATTTTCTGGAACTGCTTGGTGCCATTACGGAGGTGGAAACATGGAAATAG